A portion of the Cellulophaga algicola DSM 14237 genome contains these proteins:
- a CDS encoding sterol desaturase family protein translates to MNQNKRLKIGEGKISGYISIFLAIICFGTTICAYYPEYLTTADFRALYKPGYVKWAFLIVLTLSFAFALTSFILSKKTKLGFYAIILIAASIFLANGLPEYQEIDSKRFTIGMDWLLLDILISAVIFIPMELFLPKRLTQTKFHEEWRTDLVYFIISHLLIQVTGVLVQLPAVLAFSNIGLSGFQEWIQGIWFIPQLLLALLVSDLFQYTGHYFFHKIPYLWRFHSVHHSTKDIDWLAGSRTHFVDLIVVRAVSFLPLYVFGFSPAVFTTYIVIVSFQAVLAHSNTRINFGLLRYVFVTPQYHHWHHSDDPKAYDKNFAIHFPFIDMLFGTYYPMGTTWPESTGLGDVKFPKGFARQFVFPFTKNPAENNEIENPSER, encoded by the coding sequence ATGAATCAAAATAAAAGACTTAAAATAGGCGAAGGTAAAATTAGCGGTTACATCTCGATATTTTTAGCTATAATCTGCTTTGGAACCACTATTTGTGCTTACTATCCTGAGTATTTAACTACAGCAGATTTTCGTGCGCTCTACAAGCCAGGCTATGTAAAGTGGGCTTTTTTAATAGTCCTTACCTTATCTTTTGCCTTTGCTTTAACCAGTTTTATTCTCAGCAAAAAAACAAAACTTGGTTTCTATGCGATTATCCTCATCGCTGCATCAATTTTTCTTGCTAATGGATTACCGGAATACCAAGAAATAGACTCCAAGCGTTTTACGATTGGCATGGATTGGCTCTTGCTAGATATTTTAATTTCTGCGGTTATATTCATTCCTATGGAATTATTTTTACCTAAACGGTTAACACAAACAAAATTTCATGAAGAATGGAGAACAGATTTAGTTTATTTTATTATTAGTCATTTACTAATTCAAGTTACGGGAGTATTAGTACAGTTACCCGCAGTATTGGCTTTTTCTAACATTGGGTTATCTGGTTTTCAAGAATGGATTCAAGGCATATGGTTTATACCTCAACTGTTATTAGCCTTACTGGTATCAGATTTATTTCAATATACAGGTCATTACTTTTTTCATAAAATCCCGTATTTATGGCGTTTTCATTCCGTACATCATTCTACCAAAGACATTGACTGGTTAGCAGGTTCTAGAACCCATTTTGTAGATTTAATAGTGGTGCGCGCAGTATCTTTCTTACCCTTATATGTATTTGGGTTTAGTCCGGCTGTCTTTACCACGTATATTGTAATTGTTTCTTTCCAGGCAGTTTTAGCACATTCTAACACCCGGATAAATTTTGGGTTGCTACGCTATGTTTTTGTAACTCCGCAATACCATCATTGGCATCATTCAGACGATCCAAAAGCCTATGATAAAAACTTCGCTATTCATTTTCCATTTATCGATATGCTCTTCGGAACCTATTATCCTATGGGAACAACCTGGCCAGAAAGTACAGGATTAGGTGATGTAAAATTCCCAAAAGGATTTGCGCGGCAATTTGTATTTCCGTTTACAAAAAACCCAGCTGAAAATAATGAGATTGAGAATCCTAGTGAGCGGTAA
- a CDS encoding WG repeat-containing protein: MNKVLFITLFLIIAGCSNVQTQTKNNEDLDEFISALDDKSLDEIKEEMNINIKQFEAFLNFFDGSFSNSIKSIKKEDEKYGEEFKIDTTGIHNALNQFNSVVFDQYFESYESHLKFSFTNTDQRRPLELGQGISQTFSPTKIYYHSGEIKTDSVENYMVDFSFDREGWGTAKPIDSIDISYELAYIKDYDSVEVSNKNNKTNYKGGEIKLVKTDNNYAYITLSDTIASPFVVQGYNKEGKLIDRSGSSSNTIAPGDSEGIFSEMLKYLKIVQEKLNDGDFKSTADFQKYLRKHLNNIDYFNDKDGLFHREYYFYGHVDAIKLLFSKDTENEKVKFTAHNTHPFNAIDELFNMSTDDSLIFLNANGAHQIKIKNDNISLVNISGDYYEDNEYYYHLNRVNKSLDTLLVYNLVAYKNGLAGIQPEDENDAIELFFSNYKPIGPKKYDKLTEVGEILFGFRNNSYFIIDMMGNETPVPNVTRVYDGLSDNRILVSNGDLIGFIDPKGKSVIPPKYETAEPFEDGITAARFNGTYKLIDVNGKVLVDTEESYMNFLSKDDQGRRIYKFDYGSKTYNYKGDLIPKQD; encoded by the coding sequence ATGAATAAAGTATTATTTATAACGCTATTTTTGATTATAGCTGGCTGCAGTAATGTACAAACGCAGACAAAAAATAATGAAGATTTAGACGAGTTTATTTCCGCACTGGATGATAAATCTTTGGATGAAATAAAAGAAGAAATGAATATCAACATTAAACAATTTGAAGCTTTTTTAAATTTCTTTGATGGTTCTTTTTCTAATAGCATCAAAAGCATCAAAAAAGAGGATGAAAAATATGGAGAAGAATTTAAGATCGATACTACTGGTATTCATAACGCCTTGAATCAATTTAATAGTGTCGTATTTGATCAATATTTTGAATCTTATGAAAGTCATCTTAAATTTTCATTTACAAATACGGATCAAAGAAGACCTTTAGAATTAGGGCAAGGTATCAGTCAAACTTTTAGCCCTACCAAAATCTACTATCACTCTGGCGAAATTAAAACAGATAGCGTTGAAAATTATATGGTAGATTTTAGTTTTGATAGAGAAGGTTGGGGTACCGCTAAACCTATAGATAGCATTGATATTTCTTACGAGTTAGCTTATATAAAAGATTATGATAGTGTAGAAGTATCCAATAAAAATAATAAAACTAATTATAAAGGAGGTGAGATTAAATTAGTAAAAACGGATAATAACTACGCTTACATTACCCTCTCAGATACCATAGCATCACCATTTGTAGTTCAAGGATATAATAAGGAAGGTAAACTTATAGATAGAAGTGGTTCTTCTAGCAATACTATAGCTCCCGGAGATTCTGAAGGTATATTTAGCGAAATGTTAAAGTATTTGAAAATAGTACAAGAAAAACTGAATGATGGAGATTTTAAAAGTACCGCAGATTTTCAAAAATACTTACGCAAACACTTAAACAATATTGATTACTTTAATGATAAGGACGGACTCTTCCATCGAGAATATTATTTCTATGGACACGTAGATGCCATAAAACTATTATTTAGTAAGGATACAGAAAACGAGAAAGTAAAATTTACAGCACACAATACTCACCCTTTTAATGCTATAGATGAATTATTTAATATGAGTACTGATGATTCGCTTATATTTTTAAATGCAAACGGAGCGCATCAAATAAAGATAAAAAATGACAACATAAGTCTTGTAAACATTAGTGGCGATTATTATGAGGATAATGAATATTATTACCATTTAAACAGAGTAAACAAAAGTTTAGACACCCTACTCGTCTATAATCTTGTAGCTTACAAAAATGGATTAGCAGGTATTCAACCAGAAGATGAAAACGATGCCATTGAACTATTTTTTTCTAACTATAAGCCTATAGGTCCAAAAAAGTATGATAAGCTAACTGAGGTAGGTGAAATACTTTTTGGTTTTAGAAATAATTCATACTTCATTATTGATATGATGGGTAATGAAACACCAGTCCCAAATGTTACTAGAGTTTATGATGGATTATCCGATAACAGAATTTTAGTAAGTAATGGTGATCTTATTGGGTTTATAGACCCGAAAGGGAAAAGCGTTATCCCTCCAAAATATGAAACTGCAGAACCGTTTGAAGATGGTATAACAGCCGCTCGCTTCAATGGAACATATAAACTTATAGACGTAAACGGAAAGGTTTTAGTAGACACTGAAGAATCTTACATGAATTTTTTAAGTAAAGATGATCAAGGTAGAAGAATTTATAAGTTTGATTATGGAAGTAAAACGTATAATTACAAAGGAGACCTTATCCCTAAACAGGACTAA
- a CDS encoding phosphodiester glycosidase family protein yields MKYLLSFILASIAILLLSFNSFSDEEKITWNKIDEGLFYAEYDAPKKATYGDSKITILKISPKLYNLNLLSAKENGARVKTAKKWAEDKNQIAVINAGMYMQDFATNVGFMKNFDFVNNGRLNKDNTIAAFNRKNDSVPEFQIIDRTCQNWDQLKDQYNSFTQSIRMVDCNQKNKWGQQAKKWSMVVIGKDKEGNALFIFTRSPYSVHDFISILLNSSLDVYNLMYLEGGPEASFYMDHNGTKVEKMGSYETDFNENDDNTKFWSIPNVIGISKK; encoded by the coding sequence ATGAAATACCTACTATCCTTTATTTTAGCTTCAATTGCAATACTCTTACTTTCTTTTAATAGCTTTTCTGATGAAGAAAAAATTACTTGGAACAAAATTGATGAAGGGCTTTTTTACGCTGAATATGATGCCCCTAAAAAGGCTACTTATGGAGATAGCAAGATTACTATTTTAAAGATTTCTCCAAAATTATACAACCTTAATTTACTGAGCGCCAAAGAAAATGGAGCACGCGTTAAAACTGCAAAAAAATGGGCAGAAGATAAAAATCAAATTGCAGTTATAAATGCAGGCATGTATATGCAAGATTTTGCGACGAATGTCGGTTTCATGAAAAATTTCGATTTTGTAAATAATGGACGTTTAAATAAAGACAATACTATTGCTGCCTTCAACCGAAAGAACGACAGTGTTCCTGAATTTCAGATTATAGATAGAACATGCCAAAACTGGGATCAATTAAAAGATCAATACAACTCATTTACACAATCTATTCGTATGGTAGATTGCAATCAGAAAAACAAATGGGGACAACAAGCTAAAAAATGGAGCATGGTGGTTATCGGAAAAGATAAGGAAGGTAACGCCCTATTTATTTTTACTCGCTCTCCCTATTCCGTTCATGATTTTATTTCTATCCTCTTGAATTCTTCTCTGGACGTCTACAATTTGATGTATTTAGAAGGTGGTCCTGAAGCATCATTCTATATGGACCATAATGGCACTAAAGTTGAAAAAATGGGAAGCTATGAAACAGATTTCAACGAGAATGATGATAACACTAAATTTTGGTCTATCCCAAATGTCATTGGAATATCAAAAAAATAA
- a CDS encoding DUF6688 domain-containing protein: MTALLIIISISLLFLFLVWFALKKSNKVASPLDIIIATVYVFTLVLFIIGMLIHSNPYYQAIDPVDGECYSPFSEQHILTLIFYFIAFNTALFLVWKRSKKLPPLTLILALIFIAIGIIFNLAILYQTFTHNTESISIYVSDTEHILFLFAPFVALIIGCSLIYKTITEQVDETLKKTYANRYLNSVQSFLVTRSRHPLWIIVLLFPVFFICTLLLILVGQDPDSIVKVFTETTTWKLSQQIHPPILDHKGHYLCTVAASGHPEIVKPLRLGQRNGRPIIVNRQLLIANAFEEMIQDFSPRVHHIIRKNYDLYGYNLSKKINTPKRSSITYLAMKPLEWVFLISLYLFCSKPELKINKQYAMSA; encoded by the coding sequence ATGACAGCTCTTCTAATTATAATTTCAATTTCTTTACTTTTTTTATTTTTAGTCTGGTTTGCTTTAAAAAAATCTAATAAAGTAGCTAGCCCATTAGACATAATTATTGCTACCGTTTATGTGTTTACGCTTGTACTATTTATAATTGGTATGCTTATCCATAGTAATCCATACTACCAAGCTATTGATCCTGTTGATGGGGAGTGCTATAGCCCTTTTTCAGAACAACATATTTTAACCTTAATTTTTTATTTCATAGCTTTTAACACCGCATTATTTTTGGTTTGGAAAAGAAGTAAAAAACTCCCTCCCTTAACTTTAATTTTAGCTTTAATTTTTATAGCTATAGGAATTATTTTTAATCTTGCTATTTTGTACCAAACATTTACGCACAATACAGAAAGTATAAGTATATATGTGAGCGACACGGAACATATTCTGTTTTTATTTGCTCCTTTTGTGGCGTTAATTATAGGATGTTCCCTTATCTATAAAACAATTACAGAACAGGTAGATGAAACTTTAAAGAAAACCTATGCAAACCGTTACTTAAATAGTGTTCAAAGTTTTCTAGTAACAAGAAGTAGACATCCCTTATGGATTATAGTATTGTTATTTCCTGTGTTTTTTATATGTACGCTACTTCTAATTTTAGTGGGACAAGATCCAGACTCAATAGTTAAAGTATTTACAGAAACAACTACGTGGAAACTATCACAACAAATACACCCACCAATATTAGATCATAAAGGGCATTACCTATGTACCGTAGCAGCATCTGGACATCCGGAAATTGTAAAGCCATTGCGATTAGGACAGCGAAATGGCAGACCAATTATTGTAAACAGACAATTGCTTATTGCCAATGCTTTTGAAGAAATGATTCAAGACTTTTCACCGAGAGTCCACCATATTATTCGTAAAAATTACGATTTATATGGATACAACCTTTCAAAGAAAATTAATACGCCAAAACGGTCAAGCATCACATACCTAGCAATGAAACCTTTAGAATGGGTGTTTTTAATAAGCCTATATTTATTCTGCTCCAAACCAGAATTAAAAATTAATAAGCAATATGCTATGTCAGCATAA
- a CDS encoding serine hydrolase, protein MKKNSLILVLLLLICTSVFAQDELPIRIPDTEIKSLPSLYNKSLQTNLEKELKMNPKWKKLILEKKMAVGVVDLSDPDNTRFARINGNHMMYAASLPKIAILLAAMDAIDKGQLKETKEVKDDMRLMISKSNNQASTRMIDRVGYKKIEDVMTDPKYAFYDEHKGGGLWVGKRYGSGGDTNREPLKNLSHAATVTQVCRYYYLLANGKLVNEKRSKQMLAIMENPDLHHKFVNTLDRIAPHARLFRKSGSWRTYHSDSILVWGEDPDRRYILVALIDDASGEQIIRDLVKPVEKVLKKRISLVSN, encoded by the coding sequence ATGAAGAAGAATTCATTAATACTAGTTTTGTTGCTACTAATTTGCACTTCCGTTTTTGCGCAAGACGAGCTGCCTATTCGTATTCCAGATACAGAAATAAAAAGCCTTCCAAGCTTATATAATAAATCTTTACAAACCAATTTAGAGAAAGAATTAAAAATGAATCCTAAATGGAAGAAATTAATTCTTGAAAAGAAAATGGCCGTTGGTGTAGTAGATTTAAGCGATCCAGATAATACTAGGTTTGCAAGAATCAATGGGAATCATATGATGTATGCGGCAAGTTTACCTAAAATAGCCATATTATTAGCTGCTATGGATGCCATTGATAAAGGGCAATTAAAGGAGACAAAAGAGGTTAAAGATGATATGCGTTTAATGATTAGCAAATCTAACAACCAAGCATCTACTAGAATGATTGATCGTGTTGGGTATAAGAAAATAGAAGATGTCATGACAGATCCTAAATATGCTTTTTACGATGAGCATAAGGGTGGTGGTCTTTGGGTTGGTAAACGTTACGGTAGTGGGGGAGATACGAATAGAGAACCATTAAAAAATTTAAGTCACGCAGCTACAGTTACTCAAGTATGCCGTTATTATTATTTGTTAGCAAACGGAAAATTAGTAAATGAAAAACGCTCTAAGCAAATGTTAGCCATCATGGAAAATCCTGATTTGCATCATAAATTTGTAAACACACTAGATCGAATAGCTCCACATGCACGTTTGTTTAGAAAATCTGGTTCTTGGCGCACTTACCATTCTGATTCTATACTTGTATGGGGAGAGGATCCTGATCGTCGTTATATTTTAGTTGCATTGATTGATGATGCTAGTGGCGAACAGATTATTAGAGATTTAGTGAAACCTGTAGAGAAAGTTTTAAAAAAGAGAATATCTTTGGTTAGTAACTAG
- a CDS encoding MFS transporter: MFLNLIKKTFDIREGEFKISFYMLAYIFLVIASLLIIKPTVNALFLSELGIENLPLAFLLVAATAIISSYAYSRALARYSLKKIIRFTLFVSIILIVVLALLLRFHLLNKWALYFFYVWVAIHAVLSASQFWVMANLVYNAREAKRLFGFIGSGAILGGILGGYLTSLLAPLIGNENVIFIAALFLGICILLLNKIWKARVIKLNTFKQKKRTGVREVKPITLIKNSKHLTYLAGIVGVSVIVAKLVDYLYSDFASASIPDPDELASFFAFWFSTFNLLSLLIQLFFTQRVVGVWGVGFSLMLLPLGIFAGAALFFVIPELSVIIFIKAVDGTLKQSIHKSATELLSLPLPFDLKNKTKSFIDVVVDSVATGIAGFILIFAIKGLELPVYYITSIIILLVGVWMFFIYKVRQEYFQTFRENLAELANIKLKDTTNTKNVSVVAGMKSVFKSGSEGQILFMLQKLQEINDKRFIKEVELLVDHPSVKVKTAAIQSLYFLNSNSMIAQIPTLLQSDDEDLVEATLAYLLLHAQKNENIVFDVYLEDKKPLIATTALVSLARESRDNYSLRTNYKLHDRIKREISVVKENENDLERLQLLLKTVGAANISEFHYFIHDYLLYPNEAVQKTAIIAAGQTLSPEFIPLVVAFLPSKSLRYTTIMALQNYGQQVQHTLLEMIKAHTVSIEIARFIPLVFKAFHSQDSVRCLFQLLEDKDLAVRLAAIRALSDLKTDYPNLHFNNSKIVASIYDECKLYHNTLSAMHTQIIVSYRNRKKSKEIISEAERDARASLLELLERRLDAGLERIFKLLGLKYKQNDITIAYAGLVSEKQEARTNAIEFLDNLLSGELKRKLLPIIESSAVDVTSEEVIHQFKQKIGTELECFQLLLEANDQKLKLAVFFLMGKQQDKKYLPLLKKYLEEDNFKIRSFAQEAIDELENVKNEL, from the coding sequence ATGTTCCTAAATCTAATAAAAAAAACATTTGATATAAGAGAAGGAGAGTTTAAGATTTCTTTTTACATGTTGGCGTATATTTTTTTGGTAATAGCCTCTTTGCTTATCATCAAGCCAACAGTAAACGCTCTATTTTTATCAGAACTGGGTATTGAAAACCTTCCGTTGGCATTTCTTCTCGTTGCAGCAACTGCTATTATTAGCTCGTATGCGTATTCACGGGCCTTGGCTCGTTATTCCCTAAAAAAAATAATTAGGTTTACCTTATTTGTTTCCATTATTCTAATTGTAGTGTTAGCACTTTTGCTGAGATTTCATTTATTAAATAAATGGGCACTATACTTTTTCTATGTTTGGGTAGCCATACATGCAGTACTTTCTGCCTCTCAGTTTTGGGTCATGGCCAATTTGGTATATAACGCTAGAGAAGCAAAACGCTTATTTGGTTTTATAGGTTCAGGAGCTATTTTAGGCGGAATTTTAGGAGGGTATTTAACCTCCTTATTAGCACCTCTTATAGGAAACGAAAATGTCATTTTTATTGCCGCATTATTTTTGGGGATTTGTATCCTATTACTCAATAAAATATGGAAGGCAAGAGTCATAAAATTAAATACCTTTAAACAAAAGAAGCGCACAGGAGTACGAGAGGTAAAACCAATCACTTTAATTAAAAATTCTAAGCATCTAACTTATTTAGCCGGTATTGTTGGGGTCAGTGTTATTGTCGCAAAACTAGTAGATTACCTGTATAGTGATTTTGCATCGGCAAGCATTCCAGATCCAGATGAATTGGCATCCTTTTTTGCTTTTTGGTTTTCAACCTTTAATTTATTGTCTTTATTAATTCAGTTGTTTTTTACACAACGTGTTGTAGGGGTGTGGGGTGTGGGGTTCTCTTTAATGTTATTACCATTAGGCATATTTGCTGGTGCTGCTTTATTTTTTGTGATCCCAGAACTATCCGTAATTATTTTTATTAAAGCCGTAGATGGGACGCTCAAACAGTCCATTCATAAAAGTGCTACGGAACTATTATCACTGCCATTACCTTTTGATCTTAAAAACAAAACTAAATCTTTTATAGATGTGGTGGTGGATAGTGTGGCAACGGGTATTGCGGGTTTTATTTTAATTTTCGCTATTAAAGGACTAGAATTACCAGTATATTATATCACTTCAATTATTATACTTCTTGTAGGGGTATGGATGTTTTTTATTTATAAAGTTCGGCAAGAATATTTTCAAACTTTTAGGGAGAACCTTGCAGAATTAGCGAACATTAAACTAAAAGATACGACGAATACTAAAAATGTTTCGGTTGTAGCAGGAATGAAATCTGTTTTTAAATCGGGATCAGAAGGTCAGATCTTATTTATGTTACAAAAATTACAAGAAATTAATGATAAACGTTTTATCAAAGAGGTAGAATTACTTGTAGACCATCCATCTGTAAAAGTAAAAACAGCAGCCATTCAAAGTCTTTACTTTTTGAATAGTAATAGCATGATTGCGCAAATACCCACACTATTGCAAAGTGATGATGAAGATTTGGTAGAAGCTACTTTAGCCTATTTGTTATTGCATGCCCAAAAGAATGAAAACATTGTCTTTGATGTTTATTTAGAGGATAAGAAACCATTAATAGCAACAACTGCATTAGTAAGTTTAGCTCGGGAGTCTAGAGATAATTACTCCTTACGAACCAACTATAAACTCCATGATAGAATAAAAAGAGAAATTAGTGTAGTCAAAGAAAATGAAAATGATTTAGAGCGTTTACAACTGCTTTTGAAAACGGTGGGCGCAGCTAATATTTCTGAGTTTCATTATTTTATACATGACTATCTTTTGTACCCTAATGAAGCGGTACAGAAAACAGCAATTATAGCAGCAGGACAAACATTGAGTCCTGAATTTATTCCCTTGGTTGTAGCTTTTTTGCCTAGTAAGAGTTTGCGATATACAACGATTATGGCACTTCAGAATTACGGACAACAGGTGCAACATACGCTGTTAGAAATGATCAAAGCACATACCGTATCTATTGAAATAGCAAGGTTTATTCCCTTAGTTTTTAAAGCGTTTCATTCTCAAGATTCTGTTCGCTGTCTGTTTCAGTTATTAGAAGATAAGGATTTAGCTGTCAGATTAGCTGCTATTCGTGCCTTGAGTGATTTAAAGACAGACTACCCAAATCTTCATTTTAATAATAGTAAAATTGTAGCTAGTATTTATGATGAATGTAAACTGTATCATAATACCCTTTCTGCGATGCACACCCAGATTATTGTTTCATATCGAAATAGAAAAAAATCAAAAGAGATTATTTCAGAAGCAGAAAGAGATGCTCGTGCTAGTTTGTTAGAATTGTTAGAACGTAGGTTAGATGCAGGTTTAGAACGTATTTTTAAACTCTTAGGTTTAAAATATAAGCAGAATGATATTACTATTGCTTATGCTGGTTTGGTAAGTGAAAAGCAAGAAGCAAGAACTAATGCTATTGAGTTTTTAGACAATTTACTTTCAGGAGAATTAAAGCGAAAATTACTGCCCATTATAGAGAGTAGTGCAGTAGATGTAACTTCAGAAGAAGTAATTCATCAATTTAAGCAAAAAATAGGCACAGAGTTAGAGTGCTTTCAGTTGCTTTTAGAAGCAAATGATCAAAAACTAAAACTTGCTGTTTTCTTTTTGATGGGAAAACAGCAAGACAAGAAATATCTTCCTTTACTTAAAAAATACTTAGAAGAGGATAACTTTAAAATTAGGTCTTTTGCACAAGAAGCAATTGATGAATTAGAGAACGTCAAGAATGAACTATAG
- a CDS encoding SDR family oxidoreductase, with product MVEHKVIIVTGASRGIGKETAILLAKNGAKIVVNHSNSEIEANQTVETIIANGGTAFAHKADVSNKTQVTALFDATLETYGRIDVLVNNAGIMVSKLLKDSSEDDFAALFNVNVKGVFNTLQEASSKLADNGSIINFSSSTAKLMFPTYSLYSATKAAVEQMTRVFSKEIGRGISVNAIAPGATETDMFLNGKSEEVLTKLRGMNAFNRLAKPIDIAKVVLFLASDDSKWISGQVIGANGALV from the coding sequence ATGGTAGAACATAAAGTAATCATCGTAACAGGAGCATCAAGAGGAATTGGTAAAGAAACGGCCATACTATTGGCTAAAAACGGCGCAAAAATAGTTGTAAATCATTCCAACAGCGAAATAGAAGCCAATCAAACGGTAGAAACTATTATCGCAAACGGAGGAACAGCATTTGCGCATAAAGCAGATGTAAGTAACAAAACTCAAGTAACCGCATTATTTGACGCTACACTTGAAACTTACGGAAGAATTGATGTTTTAGTAAACAATGCAGGAATAATGGTTTCTAAACTATTAAAAGATAGTAGTGAAGACGATTTTGCAGCTCTTTTTAATGTGAATGTGAAAGGTGTTTTTAATACGTTACAAGAAGCTAGTAGCAAATTGGCAGATAATGGCAGTATAATTAATTTTTCATCTAGTACCGCTAAATTAATGTTCCCTACCTATTCCCTCTATTCCGCAACAAAAGCTGCTGTTGAACAGATGACGCGTGTATTTTCTAAAGAAATAGGCCGAGGAATTTCTGTAAATGCTATAGCTCCAGGAGCAACGGAAACAGATATGTTTTTAAATGGTAAATCTGAGGAAGTTTTAACTAAACTTAGAGGCATGAATGCTTTTAATAGATTAGCAAAACCAATAGATATCGCTAAGGTCGTTTTGTTTTTAGCAAGTGATGATTCTAAGTGGATCTCAGGACAAGTGATTGGTGCTAATGGTGCCTTAGTTTAA
- a CDS encoding haloacid dehalogenase type II, whose amino-acid sequence MSHQNEQRRNFVKKSALLGLAGMAMPHLGFSANEAQLEKENISYVLERPKVIFFDVNETLLDLNAMRESVGNALGKRNDLLSLWFTTMLQYSLVDTVARQYHDFGIVGVATLQMVASNNKIKLTKEQATEAILKPLRSLPAHPEVRSSLENLKKAGYKIVSFTNSSNLGVKTQFENSGLIDLFEERLSVEDIGKFKPHSDAYDWAARKMGVQPKECLLVAAHGWDIAGALWANWRAAFISRPGAQLYPLAPTPEFNESNLKLIADKLIALT is encoded by the coding sequence ATGAGTCATCAAAACGAACAAAGGAGAAATTTTGTAAAAAAGTCTGCCCTATTAGGTTTAGCAGGAATGGCTATGCCTCATTTAGGCTTTTCTGCTAACGAAGCACAATTAGAAAAAGAAAATATCTCCTACGTATTAGAACGTCCAAAAGTTATCTTCTTTGATGTAAACGAAACGCTATTAGACCTTAATGCCATGAGAGAAAGTGTAGGGAATGCATTGGGAAAAAGAAATGATTTATTGTCCTTATGGTTTACCACTATGTTACAATATTCATTAGTAGACACGGTAGCTAGACAATATCACGATTTTGGAATTGTAGGTGTTGCCACCTTACAAATGGTAGCTTCTAACAACAAAATTAAATTAACAAAAGAACAAGCTACAGAAGCTATTTTAAAGCCATTACGATCTTTACCTGCACACCCAGAGGTTAGATCCTCATTAGAGAATTTAAAAAAGGCAGGCTATAAAATTGTATCCTTTACAAACTCTTCTAACCTAGGGGTAAAAACGCAGTTTGAAAACTCGGGCTTAATAGATTTATTTGAAGAACGATTAAGTGTAGAGGATATTGGAAAATTTAAACCCCATTCGGATGCTTATGATTGGGCAGCAAGAAAAATGGGTGTACAACCAAAGGAATGTTTATTAGTAGCAGCACATGGCTGGGATATTGCTGGTGCACTTTGGGCTAATTGGAGAGCTGCTTTTATAAGTAGACCTGGTGCTCAATTATACCCCTTAGCTCCCACTCCTGAATTCAATGAATCTAATCTAAAATTGATTGCAGACAAATTAATCGCTTTAACATAA
- a CDS encoding TetR/AcrR family transcriptional regulator, whose product MEQKQKSEFTKQLILNESFKLFYSNGFKSTSIDKVMLATKLTKGAFYHHYKNKKELGIAVISSKVKQRVYDGMIAPLYQPGNAIKILKNTFIERLKSFSILEKQHGCPMNNLINEIGDNETVYQIALKKIIEEWQAALIFLIDRGKSENSIKKNIESKAVAVYLISAFEGIRGIRKLYTDDAIIDEYISGLSIYLQNLEA is encoded by the coding sequence ATGGAGCAAAAGCAGAAATCCGAATTCACAAAACAATTGATTCTTAACGAGTCTTTTAAGCTATTTTATTCTAACGGATTTAAGAGCACTAGTATTGATAAGGTTATGCTCGCTACCAAACTTACGAAAGGCGCTTTTTATCATCATTATAAAAATAAAAAAGAATTAGGAATTGCTGTAATATCATCCAAAGTAAAACAAAGAGTTTATGACGGTATGATTGCTCCCTTATACCAACCTGGTAATGCAATTAAGATTTTAAAAAATACCTTTATCGAGCGTCTTAAATCATTTTCTATTCTTGAGAAGCAGCATGGTTGCCCCATGAATAATTTAATAAATGAAATAGGAGATAACGAAACTGTTTATCAAATTGCTTTAAAGAAAATTATTGAGGAGTGGCAAGCAGCTTTAATATTTTTAATAGATAGAGGTAAATCTGAAAATAGTATTAAGAAAAACATCGAAAGCAAAGCTGTTGCTGTGTATTTAATCAGTGCTTTTGAAGGTATTCGTGGCATTCGTAAATTATATACAGATGACGCCATCATAGATGAATACATTTCTGGTCTCTCTATATATTTACAAAACTTAGAAGCTTAA